The genomic region TGTCCTTCTGCTGtttgcatagacagtaaaagaaatggacgaacagactccgtcgttttcaatgggagggcactgagtcaaatagaacgattttttagttggtccccccagtactgcgcagactcacacttaaccgtggacgttagccatcgaactgaatcttgtaactcatatgatagatacacagaaattcttctcacacttccgttcctttgccttcaaagtcatcaaagttaaacatttatttatatattattattaatatcatcctcaccaagtcgtgttaatgttgaagctaccatgatcatcttcaaaaacagtcatgctaaaacaaaacaaaaaaagttatagccttgaagccaatcttctttccacttttccgacctttggtcaatccatcgaaaacctctgaaatgattagtgccgttttttttttaattaggtttacttttttattattattaggttgcctatgtgtaatgctttaccttaacatacggtcgtgtatgctaggttttgcttatgagttaccgtcatagacagtaaggtggacttcttatccaaacaatacggttatctccctacggtgcgaaagagagattacgtcaaagctagcttccctcaacccgaacaagctaaccattcttcttacgggtaaccaacgcacggacgaggtagtggagtctgttttgcctttgtagtgtttatgtggattacacagaagctacaatatcggcacaggatatatgttatatgaagttatggtatttcaaaaaaatcctagaatgaatgggcttctatgggagttagcagagatggtccctccagcctacgtcgattcttctacttccgggaattcgcctgcccccttggctGTTTGTGATTTCTGTCTTCTTCTCTAAGAATCAGTGTAGCAGTTTCCCCTCTATGCAGCGGCaccactgccacctactggacaaATACGGTGTGCAGGGAAAACATAACTAAAAGTAATCAAGAAATTAAATATTAAACTAGAATAATGTAATcctattagtaggctattttcgAGTGGGTTACATCTGCAATGCACCTTCAATATGTTGAGTATATCTCatttataatggtgtcatgacagcCAATTGTTCAGGCTCATCACTTCATaaacctagaagataagtcaggccaaacacagttatatgtcaagttgtcatgacaatatcatgccaaggaaagtattcatgacacaattataatggtgtcatgtCAATCAATTATTCCGGCCCACCACTTCATGAACCTAGAAGATGAGTCAGGCCAGTATATGTCTATGTATATATGAGTATATGTCAattttgcatttctttcttggctaatgtcaagttgtcatgacaacggtttacattttcttggctaatgtcaagttgtcatgacagagACACCCTCAAATAATGTCATCTTgcctaatgtcaagttgttataatgatgacacccaaacaatgtcaacttgacattccaaaaaccgaatgacacttaatgacaacagtcataaacatcaataCTATGTCATTAGTGTGCATGACATGTGTCATGACATTCTTATGACGGTTACATGTCACCCTTGtgtagaccccttcaaataaagtgttaccgatgtTAGTCAATGCTTCACTATGAGATAAAGCACAATGGATACTTGGCAAACTTTGTCCCTTTATACTGATAGTACCAGACATTATTCAGCCATATGTAAAGTGTCTTTAAGAGACTGCCAGAATCTGGGTCTTTCATTGTCTTCCTCCGGCCATTCCAGATAGGTCCTTGAGTTCATGACCTTGCGCAGCTTGCAGAACCTTTTGGGAATTGTTGAGTCGGGGATAGGCTCAAGGAGGATGAGTATGCCTGCATCAAACAGTCGGAAGTGTGAGTACTCCAACTCTAAACGGCACCAGTCGCTCTGGACAAAGTGCTGGGTCACTATAAAAAGAATCTTGTGGCTCTTCTCCATGGCCGCCATGATACTGTCCGCAATCCAGCCCCCTGGCAGGAAGTCACGTTTGTGCAGGCAGAGGCGGAATGGCGGCTGGGCGCCCTCCAGCTCCGGCACCAGCAGCTCCTCCACCCATTCCGCATCGCTCTCACTGTAGGACACAAAGGCGTCATAGCACACCTGATCCTTGCGGGCCACAGGCCTCCGTTTGGCCTGCAGCCATGCCCATGTCATTCGGACGTACCAAATCATGTGAAGCTTGTGACACATCACCATGGCACCAATGACgaccacaagcacaaacacacacagggcagagaAGGCCAACGCTGCATGGCACTTGAAAACAGAGAGTTGGGCATCGCTAACTTTTGTCCCTCTCAGTGCAAATGGTGAACTGCAGATGTATGCCTGCCTACTGTCCTTTAAACTAACTAAATGACCGAGTTCATGGTTGAAGAAGTTCACAAATTCACAAGAGCACACATACGTGTCTGTACCAGCCTCCAAGATCCTGAGCCCACCAAAGTTCCTCATCTGGTTTTGACTGAAGAATATGAAAGGGTTGCTCTTGATGTAGAGCACCACCAAGCGGTCAAAGAGTTTCCCCTCTGGTAAGGTCTTGAATCTGTTTCCAGATAGATGGAGCTCAGTCAAGTTTGGCATGTTTTGATGAAATACCATCAGGTCATTATAGCTCAAATCCAGGATATCTAGAGTCTGCGGGAGACATGAGGTCACTCCTCTTAACTGACATGAGGAGAGATTCAGGTAGCGGAGAGACTGGGGCCAGACACAGATCAGGGGCATAGTGCGGAAAACATTCAGGCTCACATCAAGAGCAGCCAGCTTCTTCATTCCTCTGAAGAGATGGCTCAGGGTGTCGAAGGAACGAATATAATTGCTGCTAATATTGAAAACCTTAATAGAGAGTAAGCACGGATATATCTGTCCATCACAGAGAGCTTCTCGCAAGGTTAAATCAGTGAATTGATTTCTGCTCATATCCATGTATTCAAGATTTTTCAGTAAGAATGTTGTTATATGAGGCATTGCAAAGACATTGCTTTCAATTATACTCACTCTTTTCAGGCGCATGAGGACTTGTATTAGTGGGTCTATGCTGTGGAATGCAGGGAAGTTATAGAACTGATCCAGTTTTATATTTCTGAAGTAAAACTCATCAACAAAGTCAAGTACAGGGAAGTGAACTGTAATATTATTTGGCTCTCCAGAGAACTCACAATCCTCCAGTCCAATAGAGGTCAGCAGTGAGTGCTGGGTCATTCCATACAGGGGAATTATGGTATCAAGACTGCAGCTTAGATTTCTCAAGAGGATTTTTTTGACACCATTCTGAAAGATCACTTGAAAAGGCTTCAGTTGTTGCCAGCTGATTCTCAAATCTGACAAGATGATTTTGGTCTCAGGACGTGAAAGGTCTCTCAAGATGTCTGTTGTAAGACTTGTGTTTATCTGAAATGGACCGTTGATGCTAACAGTGACTTCATCAATGGAGTTGATTTGGCTGAAGCTACCTGGTTGGTAGTTCTGCAAATTGCTGCCATGAAACACAAAGCTCTGAAGATGGTTGGGTCCGATAAAGCTATCTTTGGAAACTGAGGCAAGAAATTGATTCCCAACCATTAGAGTACTAAGCTGTGTCATTGAGCGAAACAGAGTCTTTCCCCCAAATGTTTTATACTCATTTCCCAAAAGACTTAGATGATGAAGGGAGGAGAGACTCTTAAACCACATCTCAGACAAACCATTTAATTGATTATCTGACAAGTCCAAAACCTCCAACTTTCTGAGAGTTGAGAAACCTTGTTCTGCAATTGAGGATATCATATTTCCCCTCAGAATCAGTACATGTAGATTACTGTACACAAAGAAGTCATCCTGACCTATAGTCTTGATTTCATTAAAGGAGAGGTCCAGGCTTATGACTGATGTTGTGGAGATAGCAGGGACTTCCTGTAGATTTAAAGAAGAGCAGTCACAAACAAAGTTTTCATTGCATCGATCACACTTTGGTCTTGGGTGAGGGGACACACACCAACCCCAGCTGAGTGTCAGTAGAGTGAGTAAAACAAACATCTTGTTCTCCTCCCTGACAGAtctgaaaatacaaatatagaTTAGTTATATGCAATTTCTATGAATTATATCATTAATGCACTGTGTAGTTAAACAATATAACTGAATTCAATGGACATACACAAGAGGACTTGAGAGCATCTGGAGTATTAATCTTGTAATCAGTTCTAGGACAACACCAGATCATCAGAATGCAGCCAGCGTCAAACTGAAACATGGATTTGCACATTAAACCAAATCAGATCTCAGAACTCAGGCTCATACATTAACTTACAGTGGATTAGGCACCTACATACAAATGTGCAATAGAACCTACTTGGGAAGGAAAAATCCCCATCCTAATGGTCTTTGCTTGATATACTGAATTAAATtagttaaagcgatggttcggagtaatttcaccctagggtcctttgcaccatgaccccaagccaaacaccctcccagaacgtgttttcccttggtcgaaccctggtcgagtagcgctgccAGGAACTAtaatgactttctgcaggcgtaatggaacctacttttatctcgtaaattaccccactaataatgccctgaatggtacgaaacttctacagcaGTACAACTATgctctttactcataaaacgaggcattgaaaagtttgaaagtacaccaggagtttatttaaataacacttgcctgaggCCAAAGGGGGTGTGCCTGCGTaaaatgccgcaagaaagctgggtaatttacactttccaactcgggcggcAGATTTACGAGACAAATAGAAAGGGCcataacttccagcaacaaggttgagctgcagcagacaaatcggttagtgactggattattacaCCTAAATGAGAGtacgttggtcttattacactttctaacttgagaggagacaagttttaaataggaaaattaccggaaatcttagtcacttttaaacgtgatgctagcaggtgaTAGcttggctaacgtcagacctcatctcattttctcatatttgaaacgtggtttacgaatgcccagagccgtttattgggcgctacgaatgtctatcaaatgcgtctgtacgtagctcataacggcttcggtgtgtcgtcatcgtcttgctgccctccctcggttctgtgattggttccttcgttgaggtgaaaacgaagtccatagaatccaggctgcctagcagcgtgaataaaattgcgcgcgcaaggcagcatgggaaaaccaagtGAAAGTGTGTTCATTACAGATTACTTCCAACCATGACTATCAGCTGCACTGGCAAGCTTAAACAATTATTTTAGAGCACTAGCTCTTTAAAATGTGACATCCTCGGTCCATGCTCATAAGAGGGGGCATGACCGATAAATTGAAAGTATGTAAACTTAAAGTCTGCCTCAGCATTTGGCcacatttaaacatttttgctttaagaaaacacacagaattaagtgtgtgttttcttaaagcaacaccaaagagttttctgtaccttaaaataatgtgtcCAAattcgtttcagtggttcatcaactcttaaggtgaacggcacttctgcagagaggtcatctgctggaaacattaggcctattttttcgtcaaagttttctccatggattcctggtcagaacccctattggaacagattaaaacttggggcatgttgaattttgtccaaaaatccaatatggccgccgtattccaaaatggcacatttttacacactttttgcTATGCCATGGGGACATTACTGGTAAAAACAGTGTCATTTTAACAAAAAACTGTCCTTTTCTatcaaatacatatttacagGTTAACTGATGATTTAAAAACCCTAAGTATTtttctaacaattttaaatcattaaaaaattataattttgtcagatatttgtcAAATATCAGAAATCATCAAATTTCCTTCAAACATAAACCTCTTACAGCTTAAAACAGTTCAAATAAATTGGGTACCTCAACTTAAACAGATTAAAACATATGGCATTTTAGACATTTTCCCAAAAACTCAATATAAATTCTAACCTGACAAGctagacccacattaaaatgtagggtctggggactcacagttcgcagtgctcagtccgaggggtgggataatcggttgtctttcaaattccctctgcacgcaataggataaagctacaactcatgagtcccatgcgttttcccaccagcgaagcttaactcgtgtcacgctgttcgccaacagcaacatccatcttccttgttttcaagtagcagggaattcacgccgaaccgttgcaactctgccatcaatcattatgttaagcctgcctaacgactctatacacgatgtgattggccctatcgaagtttaatttttccagctcgcaagccaacggagagttgctagactagcccaggcagcaaattacattttctgccgctagggtgcgtttagatttctaggctatataaATTCAATAATATCCCCAAAATTTTTAAATTTTGGGCCTCCATTTTTGGCTAAGCTAGAGGGTTTTTTCCtattaaaaacattttgacaaatGTTAATTGATATAAGAAACAAGATAGTTCCATAAAGGTGATGTAATTACAATAAATACTATTTTATCACTCGGCTAGATATATTGgtactattattatattaataatagtaatacttagagctgctgagagaaaattacgtaaatccagagatggaaatgatcttagtaactaccagtctttcatctttttcattcactgttacacttgcaaaaaagACATTCTATCAGAGCAAGATTGAGAGCGCAACTGACAGTAGAAACCTTTTTTTCAACTTTCAagtctcttctcaatcctccaccactgccatcAGCTACTTCACTGTCAGAAGATGACTTTGCAATATTTTCACTGAAAGTTGCTTAaataagtgctcagtttgatgaGCCTATTAGGAGAGATCAATATAAATTCAATTTTATCCCCAAAATGGTGAATTTTTGGGCCTAAAcaatcacaggaacggagagcactgggctactcattccaccaacaaggatgCCCATCAGATGACTGCAGTGAGTGGTTGGGGATGTACAGCTGGATCATAGAATTGAGATAGCCGTAAgcagatccagtaagtgtcctataggccaaggtctatggcaagccgattgagcatttattcagatatcttgatatcaggcataattgtcatgtacatgcaagccatttctgtccactagttaactagtgagccatttctgtgtgaactagttaactagtgacagccaaaatgctcactagttaactagtaaggcccaaattatctctagttaactagttcatatgtttcatatcttactagttaactagtaatgctcagcatgttcactagttaactagtggacactgaaatgtgcactagttaactagtttaaagacttctatattttactagtcaactagtaaggtacaaaaatgtttactagctgactactgaatgtcaaattcccacttgttaacttctatgtaatttggccagccgcttgggcatttattctgatatcttgatatcaggccaacatgcaagccattttgtcaagccatgtttgtgcacactagttaactagcagaggtggaaagtaacgaaatacatttactcacgttactgtattgagtagtttttgtgtgtattttgtatttttaagtagtttataaaatcggtattttaaattttacttgattacattttgagtgaagtattgtacttcgctacatcaaaaatcccatccgttacttgagtaaaaaaaaaaaagttaagactgacgaaaacggaaagggagagaaaaaaaatcgcgccctaaaccacaagcctagtgataatgatcagcgtgtagcctacaacaggacgtgaatcaagctggcgccatgcagtctttctgaaagtgatggagctggatcacgagatgcatcagattagcctaacctatgaaagtgtattttccactattccaatcggttgtctcagttcattttagcactaatgattgcggagatatttaagcaaacaccatgggatttcgtgttttgacgtttgtgctcacctttctttggaaagaagtttattagcagttgttgtttcccctcattttgatgtctctctttttttcctgttttggcctttgttttagtaacctgacttggctttcttagagaaagacattgcaccagcagcaaaacaattagcggtccactactagcgatgctcaactaaataaacaaaagatagactaccttatgaatcgtgcaggcggactaaaccatttagctctttagcaagggagagtgagagtgaccttacacagttttcactatgttttgtatacaaaatccagtcagtcaaactttacatttcgtcctgacattcattttgacatttaatttggaagttaaaatattcaggtaaaataaatatatggtggaaataagtattgaacgcttaattttttttttcagtaactagcctaaacttccagtgagtctattcgaaattttcaccacacattatattaacacacatataaaaaa from Alosa alosa isolate M-15738 ecotype Scorff River chromosome 1, AALO_Geno_1.1, whole genome shotgun sequence harbors:
- the LOC125299412 gene encoding toll-like receptor 2, which encodes MFVLLTLLTLSWGWCVSPHPRPKCDRCNENFVCDCSSLNLQEVPAISTTSVISLDLSFNEIKTIGQDDFFVYSNLHVLILRGNMISSIAEQGFSTLRKLEVLDLSDNQLNGLSEMWFKSLSSLHHLSLLGNEYKTFGGKTLFRSMTQLSTLMVGNQFLASVSKDSFIGPNHLQSFVFHGSNLQNYQPGSFSQINSIDEVTVSINGPFQINTSLTTDILRDLSRPETKIILSDLRISWQQLKPFQVIFQNGVKKILLRNLSCSLDTIIPLYGMTQHSLLTSIGLEDCEFSGEPNNITVHFPVLDFVDEFYFRNIKLDQFYNFPAFHSIDPLIQVLMRLKRVSIIESNVFAMPHITTFLLKNLEYMDMSRNQFTDLTLREALCDGQIYPCLLSIKVFNISSNYIRSFDTLSHLFRGMKKLAALDVSLNVFRTMPLICVWPQSLRYLNLSSCQLRGVTSCLPQTLDILDLSYNDLMVFHQNMPNLTELHLSGNRFKTLPEGKLFDRLVVLYIKSNPFIFFSQNQMRNFGGLRILEAGTDTYVCSCEFVNFFNHELGHLVSLKDSRQAYICSSPFALRGTKVSDAQLSVFKCHAALAFSALCVFVLVVVIGAMVMCHKLHMIWYVRMTWAWLQAKRRPVARKDQVCYDAFVSYSESDAEWVEELLVPELEGAQPPFRLCLHKRDFLPGGWIADSIMAAMEKSHKILFIVTQHFVQSDWCRLELEYSHFRLFDAGILILLEPIPDSTIPKRFCKLRKVMNSRTYLEWPEEDNERPRFWQSLKDTLHMAE